The following coding sequences lie in one Miscanthus floridulus cultivar M001 chromosome 9, ASM1932011v1, whole genome shotgun sequence genomic window:
- the LOC136481422 gene encoding probable calcium-binding protein CML36 — protein MKLSMPFFGSSSSSGKKQQETISKKKTKGSKSGSFGSTSSSSSDECASPSAATTPRTVLPLPIRSASSSSSAGGGGNGKPNKPRPPVLAAVPVTREDLEVALRRVVRSEAELAAVLAEAEAAGLAPEAAAAAEAEDEAELRDAFAVFDADGDGRISAEELRAVLASLGDEACSVDDCRRMIGGVDADGDGFVCFDEFSRMMMPQGAAA, from the coding sequence ATGAAGCTGAGCATGCCTTTCTTCGGCTCGTCGTCCTCCTCCGGCAAGAAGCAGCAGGAGACGATCAGCAAGAAGAAGACGAAGGGATCAAAGAGCGGCTccttcggctccacctcctcctcctcgtccgatgAGTGCGCGTCGCCGTCCGCCGCCACGACGCCGCGCACCGTCCTCCCACTCCCAATCCGatccgcgtcgtcgtcgtcgtccgccgGGGGCGGCGGCAACGGCAAGCCGAATAAGCCGAGGCCGCCGGTACTAGCCGCCGTGCCCGTGACGCGGGAGGACCTGGAGGTGGCGCTGCGCCGGGTGGTGcggagcgaggcggagctggcggcGGTgctggcggaggcggaggcggccggGCTGGCGCccgaggcggccgcggccgcggaggCCGAGGACGAGGCCGAGCTCCGCGACGCGTTCGCGGTGTTCGACGCGGACGGCGACGGCCGGATCTCGGCCGAGGAGCTCCGCGCCGTGCTCGCCTCGCTCGGCGATGAGGCCTGCTCCGTCGACGACTGCCGGCGCATGATCGGCGGCGTCGACGCCGACGGCGACGGCTTCGTCTGCTTCGACGAGTTCTCGCGCATGATGATGCCGCAGGGGGCGGCAGCGTGA